A stretch of DNA from Phycisphaerae bacterium:
CGGCAGATGGCGTGGTACACGTGCTCGGGTGACGCATGAATCTCCGTCACGCGGTGATCGACGAACACCTTGCCCCCGGCCCAGTCGGGGTCGCCCGGCATGGGCCCGGCCGCCGACCACGTCGTTTCCACGCTCCCGGCTTCCCGCTTTCGAAGCGCCGCTTCGATCGCTTCCCGCGACGTCAGCAACGTCTGCGGCATGAGCCTCGCCGCTTCGTCGTTGCGACAGACCATGCGGTTTCGCAGGCCGTCGGCCAGGGGACGCGCGATGCGGTGGCTCAGCGGTGTCACCAGGTGAATCCAAAGTGAGCTCAGCCGCGGCGTAAGCACCGGAACGGGAAGCACCACGCGGCGGCGTAGCTTGAGGGCATCGGCCATCGTGTCCATCAGTTCGCGGTAGGTCAGCACGTCCGCGCCGCCGATGTCCAGCGTTTTCCCTGTTGTCTCCGGAACGTCCAGGCAGGCCACGAGATAATGCAATACGTTTCGTATGGCGATGGGCTGACTTCGCGTGTTCACCCAGCGCGGCGTGACCATCATCGGCAAACGCTCGACGAGGTACCGGAGAATCTCGAATGACGCAGAGCCCGAGCCGATGATCATGGCCGCGCGAAAAACCGTGACCGGTACATCGGTCGCCGCCAGCGCCGTTTCCACTTCCCGACGCGACGCAAGATGCTCGCTGAGGCCGTCGCCGATTTCGCCGAGTCCGCCGAGGTAGATGATGCGCTCGACGCCGGCTGCTTGCGCCGCGTGGGCGAAACCGAGGGCCAGGGTGCGATCGCGCCGACGATAACGCGATCCGACCGCGATCATGGAATGGACAAGATAGTACGCGGCGTCACAGCCCCGCATCGCGTCGGTCAAGCGCGACACGTCGCCCACGTCCCCGGCGACAATCTCGACACGCGGATCCGAGTACCAGGGCCGCCCTGAAAGCTTCTCCGGCGTCCTTACGAAGCAGCGTACGAGATGACCCGCCTCGATCAGTCGAGGAACCAGCCGACCTCCGACGTAGCCCGTCGCCCCGGTAACGAAAACCGTCTTGTCCTGTACAGGTTCAGTCGTCATGGCAATGGCTCCTTCATTCCGTACTCGTAGGGCCTTGAAGAAGTGTATTCTTTTGCCGGTCGCGGACAAATCTACGCCGCGAGAATGCAGCAAGGTCCTGCGCCGGCGGCCGCACCGCCTGAAGAGGTCGCGGCGAAATCCGGCCCGCCAGATACGCCCCGACGGCGGTGGTACGGTGTCGCGCCGTTCGGCGATGAAGAGCCATCGACGGCCTCCCTGCGTTCTCCAACGAAACGCTCCATACTCGCCCGGAGCTTGCCGATCGCCAGTAGCTGAATCTGCCGCACGCGCTCCTTGCTCAGGTTGAACTTCTCCCCGATCGATTCCAGCGTCTCCGCCTTCTCGGTCGGTGCGTGCAACATCCGCCTTTCGATCACGAAACGCTCGGTCGCGGTGAGTCGCGCGGTGTTCTCGCGGAGCACCTTCCGCAGGCGGGCGACCATCTCCTGGGTATCAAGATCTGACTGCAACATCGCGACCATCGATCGTGGGTCGACCTCTTCCTTCAGCAGATCGAACCGGCCCATCCGCCGACGCGTCTTCTTCGCCAGCAGCAGATAGCTACGCAGGATGGACGTGCAGGCGTACGTGCTGAACTTGTACCCACGCCAGGGGTCAAAGTGCAGAACGGACTGCACCAGCGTCCAGAATCCCTCGCTGTTGAGGTCGTCCGAGTCAACATTGACGACGTGCGCCCGTCGTCGCATTTCGTAGACCAGGCCGATGTTCCGATCGACAAGGAATTCCTGGATCCTCTGGTGCCGCTCCAGGGCGTGCTGCAGGTCGACCGCTCGCCCGCGTCGCTGTGCTGCAGCCGCTTCGAACGCGCAGCCGTGCATCGCCTTGAACAGCACCGCCTCCCCCCGGGCATCGAGCTCACACCCGGAACGCATCAGGACTTCCGCCTCTTCCAGCCATGCCCGGCGAAGTCGCCTCGAGTGCAGCTCGGGATGTTCCGGGTATGCTGGCACCGTCGTCTGATTCGGCCTGGAGTTTGACGTCGTGCTGTTCTTCATGGCCGTCTTTCCTTTCCGTTCTTGCCATAATTTTGGGAGCCTGTGGCCGCCCCGGAACCGACAGGGTTCCGGGACGACCACGTTCGGCCCCCCGACCGCCGCGGATCCGTCAACGTGCCGCAACTACGGCACCATGACGGCATCAATGACATGAATCACACCGTTGGTTGCGCGAATGTCCGTCTTGATCACCTGGGCGTTGTCCACCTTCACGCCGCTCGACGTGTCGATCGGCAGTGACTTGCCCTGCAGCGTCTTGGCAGTCTTGAGCGTGGCGACGTCCGCGGCCAGCACACGCCCCGGAACAACGTGGTATGTCAACACGGCCTTGAGCTTGCTCGGATCGGCGAGCAGGGAATCGAGCGTGCCCGCCGGCAGGCGGCTGAACGCGTCGTCCGTCGGCGCAAAGACCGTGAACGGACCGTCCCCGCGCAGGGCGCCGGTCAGCCCGGCCGCCTCCAGCGCGGTCAGCAACGTCTTGAACGAGCCGGCGTTGCGTGCAACCTCCACGATGTCCGCTTGCGGCAGCAGCACGGAGTCAATGACGTGGATGACGCCGTTCGACGTTTCGATGTCCGTCTTGACCACGTTCGCGGAACCCACGCGAACGCCGCGCGAGGTGTCGATCGCCAGC
This window harbors:
- a CDS encoding SDR family oxidoreductase → MTTEPVQDKTVFVTGATGYVGGRLVPRLIEAGHLVRCFVRTPEKLSGRPWYSDPRVEIVAGDVGDVSRLTDAMRGCDAAYYLVHSMIAVGSRYRRRDRTLALGFAHAAQAAGVERIIYLGGLGEIGDGLSEHLASRREVETALAATDVPVTVFRAAMIIGSGSASFEILRYLVERLPMMVTPRWVNTRSQPIAIRNVLHYLVACLDVPETTGKTLDIGGADVLTYRELMDTMADALKLRRRVVLPVPVLTPRLSSLWIHLVTPLSHRIARPLADGLRNRMVCRNDEAARLMPQTLLTSREAIEAALRKREAGSVETTWSAAGPMPGDPDWAGGKVFVDHRVTEIHASPEHVYHAICRIGGGHGYYAADRLWQIRGWMDRLVGGPGLRRGRRDPENVAFGEALDFWRVTAIKPNQLLELRAEMKLPGEAVLEFRIESEGDKRCRLHQTARFKPHGLAGLAYWYSVLPLHGIVFSGMLDGIREAAEGYARSGQVTENRVQVGGSVEPAVGQA
- a CDS encoding sigma-70 family RNA polymerase sigma factor — protein: MKNSTTSNSRPNQTTVPAYPEHPELHSRRLRRAWLEEAEVLMRSGCELDARGEAVLFKAMHGCAFEAAAAQRRGRAVDLQHALERHQRIQEFLVDRNIGLVYEMRRRAHVVNVDSDDLNSEGFWTLVQSVLHFDPWRGYKFSTYACTSILRSYLLLAKKTRRRMGRFDLLKEEVDPRSMVAMLQSDLDTQEMVARLRKVLRENTARLTATERFVIERRMLHAPTEKAETLESIGEKFNLSKERVRQIQLLAIGKLRASMERFVGERREAVDGSSSPNGATPYHRRRGVSGGPDFAATSSGGAAAGAGPCCILAA
- a CDS encoding fasciclin domain-containing protein; translation: MLNLNSKIVGVVACGLGLALSSAPVVASDCGGKKDIVSTAVAAGDFDTLVAAVKAADLVETLQGSGPFTVFAPTDEAFAKLPKGALDELLANPDRLKAVLLQHVVPGRVLAADVVKLNSATTALGQSLAIDTSRGVRVGSANVVKTDIETSNGVIHVIDSVLLPQADIVEVARNAGSFKTLLTALEAAGLTGALRGDGPFTVFAPTDDAFSRLPAGTLDSLLADPSKLKAVLTYHVVPGRVLAADVATLKTAKTLQGKSLPIDTSSGVKVDNAQVIKTDIRATNGVIHVIDAVMVP